A window of the Planococcus citri chromosome 4, ihPlaCitr1.1, whole genome shotgun sequence genome harbors these coding sequences:
- the LOC135842398 gene encoding esterase FE4-like: MVDIEDFLVTVPNGKLMGGKATSEYSHTEYFQFCGIPYARPPVGALRFKPPQPIGRWSGILNAKNEKDDCVQYSLFTHDVLGSEDCLYLNVFTLEAPRKVTTPKAVVVQIHQGGHYWGSSSKKCFGNPDFFIDQDIIYVTFNYRLHILGYLNLNLPQCPGNMGMKDQSLALKWVKENIRYFGGDPNNITLYGNSSGASDAHLHMMSPMSKDLFDRVVLQDGFALNSVWSFQESNIDKSFRLARMIGFKGSSTTALLRFLKKQDPRKLVEACIELRKEVQKENAGRSETSMFQPTIEIFEQGAFMSKSPRELIKYAPQKPLICSVTSDEGLVAFYINLIPLLNTQLAKVIRGNLWMYDMNDEMVQYICQQVKSFYFNNKRVDYTMLRQIIDLYTDLWYCEWNEWLNSVSSNPSKTPVYAYYFAYEGSLNLQHNYFVKYLGKQRGEVNTRASHGDDSAYFSLFLTEKNEKPPLKVTDSDREVIHYITHMITNFAKNGNPNGKELGDIQWSPFTDKDPSYLFIDGNLQIVRGRIYEARYKLWNNLIKRIKKGETESENCIENIIKNS; encoded by the exons ATGGTCGATATCGAAGATTTCTTGGTGACTGTACCGAATGGCAAATTAATGGGCGGAAAAGCAACGTCTGAGTATTCGCATACAGAATACTTTCAGTTTTGTGGCATTCCGTACGCGAGACCACCTGTCGGAGCGTTACGTTTCAAG CCTCCTCAACCAATTGGCAGATGGTCAGGAATACTGAACGCAAAGAACGAAAAAGATGACTGCGTACAATACTCGTTATTTACTCACGACGTGTTGGGATCAGAAGATTGTTTATACTTAAATGTGTTCACCCTCGAA GCACCTCGAAAAGTCACAACTCCGAAAGCAGTCGTGGTTCAGATCCATCAAGGTGGTCATTATTGGGGTAGTTCATCGAAGAAGTGTTTTGGAAATCCTGATTTCTTCATCGATCAAGATATCATCTACGTGACGTTCAATTATCGTTTGCATATTTTAG GATATCTGAATTTGAATCTACCCCAATGTCCCGGAAACATGGGCATGAAAGATCAAAGCCTCGCCTTGAAATGGGTCAAAGAAAATATTCGTTATTTCGGCGGCGATCCTAATAACATCACGTTGTATGGGAACAGCTCAGGAGCCAGCGATGCTCACCTACACATGATGTCTCCTATGTCTAAAG ATTTATTTGATAGAGTCGTTTTGCAAGACGGATTCGCATTAAATTCAGTCTGGAGTTTTCAAGAAAGTAATATCGATAAATCGTTCAGATTAGCTCGTATGATAGGCTTCAAAGGTTCCAGTACTACCGCTCTTTTGAGATTCTTAAAGAAACAAGATCCCAGAAAATTAGTCGAAGCTTGTATAGAATTAAGAAAAGAAGTTCAAAAG gaaaatGCAGGCAGATCTGAAACAAGCATGTTCCAACCTACGATCGAAATCTTCGAACAAGGCGCTTTTATGAGTAAATCACCCAGAGAACTGATCAAATACGCGCCACAGAAACCACTAATTTGCAGCGTCACCTCCGACGAAGGCTTGGTGGCTTTTTATA TTAACCTGATACCGTTACTAAATACACAATTGGCCAAAGTGATCAGAGGCAATTTGTGGATGTACGATATGAACGATGAAATGGTCCAATATATTTGTCAACAAGTCAAATCTTtctatttcaataataaaagaGTAGATTACACAATGCTGAGGCAAATTATCGAT TTGTATACCGATTTATGGTACTGCGAATGGAACGAGTGGTTAAATTCAGTCTCGTCGAATCCTTCAAAAACGCCTGTCTACGCGTATTATTTCGCTTACGAAGGTAGTCTCAATTTACAACACAATTATTTCGTTAAATATTTAGGAAAACAACGAGGTGAAGTGAACACAA GAGCCTCTCACGGTGACGATAGCGCGTATTTCTCATTATTCCTgaccgaaaaaaatgaaaaaccaccttTGAAGGTGACGGACTCGGATAGAGAAGTTATCCATTACATAACTCATATGATAaccaatttcgccaaaaatgg CAATCCTAATGGAAAAGAATTGGGCGATATTCAATGGTCTCCTTTTACCGACAAAGATCCTTCGTATTTATTCATCGATGGAAATCTACAAATTGTTCGAGGGAGAATTTACGAAGCACGGTATAAGTTAtggaataatttaataaaacgTATTAAAAAAGGAGAAACGGAGTCGGAAAATTGTAtcgaaaatataataaaaaattcttga
- the LOC135842399 gene encoding TAR DNA-binding protein 43-like: MGCYLKVAEDEGEEPIELPLEEDGTLLLSTLTAQFPGTSGLKFRTESNTFRGVRLADVKFHPPEESWGDTVYYCVFLKENKRKSDDNNDNLVAKTKRIYCMKCTDLIVLGIPWDLSEHRLRTYFEQFGELLMAMIKKDSKTGQSKGYGFIRFANYESQVRALSAKHKIDNRVVTVRIPISQEGSVPSSKIFVGRVTEDITAEDLLQYFSKFGEVIDIFIPKPFRAFAFVTFLDVQVAQSLLGEDHIIKGVSVHIGGAAPKNNSRANSTDGFNNEGFYSPPNKNVRKDKSWSSPNFENQNFQQNPQQNMTAGLLNALGNLNPALIAALNQASWELMNSNNSTTQPPPVPPQQPITTNYPTPLPSGSSPSRQYNTGYPTGTQFRENWWNSGYANSRPTASNFNKPVGNTANGYFTRRKNYM; this comes from the exons ATGGGATGCTACTTGAAAGTAGCCGAAGATGAAGGCGAAGAACCCATCGAACTGCCTTTAGAGGAAGATGGTACGTTACTTCTATCCACTCTAACCGCTCAATTTCCGGGTACAAGCGGATTAAAATTCCGCACCGAATCAAACACATTTCGAGGAGTTCGACTCGCCGATGTAAAATTCCATCCTCCTGAAGAATCATGGGGTGATACGGTCTATTATTGCGTATTTCTGAAAG aaaacaaaagaaaatcgGACGATAACAATGATAATCTGGTAGCGAAGACTAAACGTATTTATTGTATGAAATGTACCGATTTAATCGTTCTCGGGATACCTTGGGATTTATCCGAACATCGTTTGAGAACCTATTTCGAACAGTTTGGAGAGTTGTTGATGGCTATG ATCAAAAAAGATTCGAAAACTGGCCAGTCCAAAGGATACGGATTTATTCGTTTCGCCAATTACGAATCCCAAGTACGAGCACTTTCGGCTAAACATAAAATCGATAATCGAGTGGTCACCGTTAGAATTCCGATTTCTCAG GAAGGATCGGTACCGTCTTCGAAAATATTCGTCGGTCGAGTAACCGAAGATATTACCGCTGAAGATTTACTTCAGTATTTCTCTAAATTTGGCGAAGTTATCGATATCTTTATACCTAAACCATTTAGAGCATTCGCATTCGTAACATTCTTAGACGTACAAGTAGCTCAATCTTTATTAGGAGAAGATCATATTATTAAAGGTGTATCGGTTCATATCGGAGGAGCAGCTCCGAAGAATAACTCTAGAGCTAATTCGACCGACGGTTTCAACAACGAAGGCTTTTATTCGCCTCCCAATAAAAACGTACGTAAAGATAAATCTTGGAGTagtccaaatttcgaaaatcaaaacttcCAGCAAAATCCTCAACAAAATATGACCGCTGGATTGCTCAACGCGTTAG GTAATCTAAACCCAGCTTTGATAGCTGCCTTGAATCAAGCCAGTTGGGAATTAATGAATAGCAATAACTCGACCACACAGCCACCGCCAGTTCCTCCCCAACAACCAATCACCACCAATTACCCGACACCTTTACCTAGCGGTAGTTCACCATCTCGTCAGTACAATACTGGCTACCCTACCGGTACTCAATTCCGTGAGAATTGGTGGAACAGCGGCTACGCCAATAGCCGACCAACAGCTAGCAATTTTAATAAACCGGTTGGAAACACAGCTAATGGATATTTTACCAGAAGGAAAAACTACATGTAG
- the LOC135845109 gene encoding uncharacterized protein LOC135845109, producing the protein MTMMKNALFLFVGNLQVEFEEFECRGMDTHSLSVLCKSHSSSILQLPDYITYNVRLLFIDARNGGTLAITEIDIFRRFKLLKTLEITVSKSLHISEKLLESHSKSHLSEEIFKLPHLECLSVEYEEFNRQNYMWKLPPKMVKFRLSNSVFEYDLKDCASLSGLRLDRNEMNKLPSLHEDAVPFFRRLELTSNPMSNLVADDLASFCRINKLVVKKVPISGCECKRTRQFLKEWSASADEKKYKFKFDTDLVCGDDGNCDKYTTDEANRVRKRCLQKRKPHHSGTVSKLLERTVLHWIVALIMMSSMSSFGLLFI; encoded by the exons ATGACGATGATGAAAAACGCTCTATTCTTATTCGTAGGCAA TTTACAAGTAGAATTCGAAGAATTCGAATGTCGTGGTATGGATACTCACAGCTTATCTGTATTATGCAAATCGCATTCAAGTTCGATCCTGCAACTTCCTGATTACATCACTTACAATGTGCGA CTACTATTCATAGATGCAAGAAACGGAGGCACTTTAGCAATCACTGAAATCGATATATTTCGtcgtttcaaattattaaagaCTTTGGAAATCACCGTCAGCAAAAGTTTgcatatttctgaaaaattactcgaatcgCATTCGAAAAGTCATCTGAGCGAAGAAATCTTCAAACTGCCTCATTTGGAATGTCTGTCAGTCGAATACGAAGAATTCAATAGACAAAATTACATGTGGAAATTACCTCCTAAGATGGTAAAATTTCGTTTATCGAATTCCGTGTTCGAGTATGATCTCAAAGATTGTGCTAGTTTAAGTGGATTACGTTTGGATcgaaatgaaatgaacaaattgcCATCACTGCATGAAGACGCGGTGCCATTTTTCAGAAGATTGGAGTTGACGTCTAACCCTATGAGTAATTTGGTCGCTGATGATTTGGCAAGTTTTTGTAGGATAAATAAACTCGTTGTGAAGAAAGTTCCGATTAGCGGTTGCGAATGTAAAAGAACGAGACAGTTTCTTAAAGAGTGGAGTGCCAGTGCTGATGAAAAGAagtataaattcaaatttgatacTGATCTGGTTTGCGGTGATGAtggaa ATTGCGATAAGTACACCACCGATGAAGCTAACCGTGTAAGGAAACGATGTCTGCAGAAAAGAAAACCTCATCATTCAGGAACTGTTTCCAAATTGCTTGAAAGAACAGTTCTCCATTGGATTGTTGCGTTGATTATGATGAGTTCGATGAGTTCCTTCGGATTATTGTTTATTTGA
- the LOC135844632 gene encoding uncharacterized protein LOC135844632, protein MQITPELLDSSLFESLQRELFDVPNLNSLSVEYEEFNHKNYSWMLPVNLTRLFLSNGIFEFDLRNCSRLVSLRLNRNKLSKIPSFHHPLPPLKVLHLRLNPLNEFTLNDVVGFFELEYYAMDTANITNCECKKLKQWIMKSQSWRNFTFEGDLNCNDSIDRYSNCTFDEMLETEDNTSSLYISKAFALTGGFTVAIAAVCFLVCCCCLCIMTCAAISNSFGQQGFGFSPFSPFSPFGMGGFGYGMPGMGYGMPGMGYGMPGMGYGMPGPGIGMGMPGPGPEPRYNDRGGERIEDRDPGWGGRGGDDRYTGEFDAPDNADNDEVFQVTSCDASVL, encoded by the exons ATGCAGATCACTCCAGAATTACTCGACTCGTCGCTGTTCGAATCTTTACAAAGAGAATTATTCGATGTACCCAACTTGAATAGTTTATCAGTCGAGTACGAAGAATtcaatcataaaaattattcgtgGATGTTACCAGTAAATTTGACCAGATTATTTCTATCCAACGGAATTTTTGAGTTCGATCTTCGTAACTGTTCTCGTTTAGTTTCATTGCGATTAAATCGAAACAAGTTGAGTAAAATACCTTCGTTTCATCATCCTTTGCCTCCATTGAAAGTGTTGCATCTGAGGCTGAATCCTTTGAACGAATTTACGCTGAACGATGTAGTAGGTTTCTTCGAATTGGAATACTACGCGATGGACACAGCCAACATTACGAACTgcgaatgtaaaaaattaaagcagTGGATAATGAAATCGCAGTCGTGGagaaatttcacatttgaagGAGATTTAAATTGCAACGACAGCATCG ATAGGTACTCTAACTGTACCTTCGATGAAATGCTGGAAACTGAAGACAACACGAGCTCTTTATACATTTCAAAAGCATTCGCATTAACAGGTGGGTTCACCGTAGCAATTGCTGCCGTATGCTTCCTAGTATGCTGTTGTTGCTTATGTATTATGACTTGCGCTGCGATTTCTAACTCATTTGGACAACAAGGATTCGGATTTTCTCCGTTCTCGCCATTTTCACCTTTTGGAATGGGAGGATTTGGATACGGTATGCCAGGAATGGGGTACGGTATGCCTGGAATGGGATACGGGATGCCAGGAATGGGATACGGGATGCCTGGGCCTGGAATAGGAATGGGTATGCCTGGGCCTGGACCTGAACCTAGGTACAATGATCGTGGTGGCGAGAGAATAGAAGATAGAGATCCCGGTTGGGGTGGTCGAGGCGGTGACGATCGCTACACAGGTGAATTTGATGCTCCAGATAATGCAGATAATGATGAAGTTTTCCAAGTAACAAGCTGCGATGCGAGTGTGTTATGA